A window of Paenibacillus phoenicis genomic DNA:
TCAAGCGTCAACAAGACGTCACCCAGCTGGTTCATGCTGACCGTACGCGCGCCCGGGTTGGGCCGCAGATCGGGGCGCTCGAGCGCGGTCGCGTTCATCTTGCTGTAAGCGCCGTTGGATTTGTAGGCGCCGCCCCCCGGCACGAGCCACTGGCCGGTTAACGCCGGCAGGCAGCTGATCGTGCGGACCGTCATCCCGCCATTGTCGTGATGCTGCAGGCCGTTGCCGATATGAATGTAGGCGGGCGAAGTTTCGCCATACAGAACGGCCAGCTTCACGATCGACTCGGCCGGTACGCCGGTGATCGCCGCCACACGCTCCGGCGTGTACTGCTTCACGTGCTCACGCAGCTCGGCATGGCCAACCGTATAGCGTTCCAAGAACGCTTCGTTCACCAGGCCACGTTCGAACAGCACGTGCATCATCCCAAGCGCCAACGCTGCGTCCGTGCCCGGATAAAGCGGGATAAACCAGTCGGCCCGCTGTCCTGTCCGGTTGCGGTGCACGTCGATGACGACGAGCTGTGCTCCCTGTTTGCGGGCTTTTTCGATCAGGGCAATCTGGTGCATGTTGGTGCTAACGAGGTTGCCGCCCCACACGATGATCAGCTTGGCCTTGACCGTCTCTTCCGGGCTCGTCCCGCCGCCAAATCCCATCGTATATCTCCATCCCGCAGTGCCCGCGGAATTGCATATGCCTTGTTGCAGCTGCGTCGCGCCCAAACGGTTGAAGAACCGCCGGTCCATCCCATCGACGCTCAAGATCCCCATATTGCCGTAAAAACTGTACGGCAGGATCGACTCCGACCCATACTCCCGGATCAATCCCTTATAACGATCCGCGATCTCTTGGATCGCTTCATCCCAGGTGATGCGTTCAAACTTCCCTTCCCCCTTGCGTCCAACGCGTTTCAGGGGATACAGCACCCGTTCGGGATGGTAGACCCGCTCCGCCATATTGCGGACCTTGTTGCAGATCGCGCCTTGCGTAATCGGGTGATCGGGGTTGCCGGTCACCTTGACGATTTTTCCATTCTCTTTATGAAGCAGCAAGCTGCACGTATCGGGACAATCCAGCGGACAAACCGCAGGAAACACCCCGTTAGGTTCATGGATCATGTTCCACCCCTCCTGTCTGTAGCCTATTGTAAGAATAAACGTCCCCGCCGTAAACCCCAAGACGGGAATTTCCTTATGGCGGGATGGTGTAATGCGAAATGGCGAGGTGGTAGGATGGTCAAGATGACGGATGGCCGGATGGCAGGTTGGCAGGGCCGGGGGCCGATGCCGGAGTGTGGGGGTGTTCCGCACACCTCTTTACACGATTATCCCCTTCGTTCAGGTGTATAACTTTGATTAATAATCCATCTTTACAAGTATCCCTTTCGTTCAGATATCCGTATTTGATTAGATATCCATCTTAGGTCGGTATCCATTTTGATCAGGTATCCGCTTTCTTCAGGTATCTTTTCGGGAGGTAGAGATTCGAAGGAAGGGGCGGTTGATGAGAGTTAATGAGGTTAATAAAGATATGAAGGATGATG
This region includes:
- a CDS encoding molybdopterin-containing oxidoreductase family protein; protein product: MIHEPNGVFPAVCPLDCPDTCSLLLHKENGKIVKVTGNPDHPITQGAICNKVRNMAERVYHPERVLYPLKRVGRKGEGKFERITWDEAIQEIADRYKGLIREYGSESILPYSFYGNMGILSVDGMDRRFFNRLGATQLQQGICNSAGTAGWRYTMGFGGGTSPEETVKAKLIIVWGGNLVSTNMHQIALIEKARKQGAQLVVIDVHRNRTGQRADWFIPLYPGTDAALALGMMHVLFERGLVNEAFLERYTVGHAELREHVKQYTPERVAAITGVPAESIVKLAVLYGETSPAYIHIGNGLQHHDNGGMTVRTISCLPALTGQWLVPGGGAYKSNGAYSKMNATALERPDLRPNPGARTVSMNQLGDVLLTLDPPIRALYVYCANPAVVAPDTGKVEQGLLREDLFTVVHDLFLTDTTKYADIVLPATSSFENTDLYGSYWHHYIQLQEPVIAPRGESKSNVETFKLLAAAMGFDDDAFRDTEEDMIRQALDFKHNPYLEGVTLEKLKEQRFVKLNMEPQRTWLDHLPTPSRKIELYSATLERAGLPPLPTYVPLVEGYDGERRPGKDTPYPLMFISPPNHSFLNSTFGNVEKLKALEKGPVLQIHPDDAAARGIADGDEVTVWNDRGSYDVTASVTDKMLPGTVVSQGLWWQQEDGKRTRANALTPDRLADMGGGAVFFSTVVDVKRR